The Salmonella enterica subsp. houtenae serovar Houten genome has a segment encoding these proteins:
- the bcsC gene encoding cellulose synthase subunit BcsC has product MRKFTLSLMRRLLPDGGINTLPGRRGVSRAWLGLSLGIALTPLANAATSAQQQLLEQVRLGEATHREDLVRQSLYRLELIDPNDPQVIAARFRYLLRQGDSDGAQKRLDRLAQLAPESTAYHSSRTAMQLATPQGRQALQEARLLATTGHTEQAIASYDKLFKGYPPEGELAVEYWTTVAKLPARRHEAINQLQKINTVSPGNNALQNALAQLLFASGRREEGFAVLKQMAKSSTGRGAASAIWYQQIKDLPVSDASVKALQDYLAQFSEGDSVSAARAQLSEQQKQLADPAFRARSQGIAAVNAGEGGNAIAQLQQAVSARQDDSEAVGALGQAYSQRGDRARAVAQFEKALAMAPHSSSRDKWESLLKVNRYWLLIQQGDAALQVHNLAQAARFYQQARAVDNTDSYAVLGLGDVAMARKDNVAAERYYQQTLRMDSGNTNAVRGLANLYRQQSPQKAAEFIASLSASQRRSIDDIERSLENERLTQQAETLESEGKWAQAAELHRRRLALEPGSVWVTYRLSRDLWQAGQHAQADAQMRSLAQQKPNDPEQVYAYGLYLSGSDRDRAALAHLNTLPPSQWNSNIQELANRLQSNQALESANRLRDSGKEREAEALLRQQPPSTRIALTLADWAQQRGDNAAARAAYDAVLAREPGNVDAMLGRVEIDIAQGDNAAARAQLAALPAAQITSINMQRRVALAQLQLGDITAAARTFNRIAPQAKAQPPSMESAMVLRDAADFQAQTGKPQRALETYKDAMVAAAITPVRPQDNDAFTRLTRNDEKDDWLKRGVRSDAAELYRQQDLNVTLAHDYWGSSGTGGYSDLKAHTTMLQVDAPWSDGRAFFRTDKVNMDVGRFSMDADGKYDNNWGTCTLEKCSGHRSQADTGVSVAVGWQNETWRWDIGTTPMGFNVVDVVGGVSYSDDIGPLGYTLNAHRRPISSSLLAFGGQKDATSNTGTKWGGVRASGGGVSLSYDKGEANGVWASLSGDQLSGKNVEDNWRVRWMTGYYYKVINENNRRVTVGLNNMIWHYDKDLSGYSLGQGGYYSPQEYLSFAVPVMWRQRTENWSWELGGSVSWSHSRTRTMPRYPLMNLIPADYQEDARDQTNGGGSSQGFGYTARALIERRVTANWFVGTAVDIQQAKDYTPSHLLLYVRYSAAGWQGDMDLPPQPLVPYADW; this is encoded by the coding sequence ATGCGTAAGTTCACATTAAGTCTCATGCGACGCCTTCTGCCGGATGGCGGTATAAATACCTTACCCGGCAGAAGGGGCGTTTCTCGGGCATGGTTGGGTTTATCGCTTGGCATAGCGCTAACTCCGCTTGCCAACGCAGCGACCTCCGCGCAGCAACAGTTGCTGGAGCAGGTTCGGTTGGGAGAGGCCACGCACCGTGAGGACTTAGTCCGTCAGTCGCTCTATCGCCTGGAGCTGATCGACCCGAATGATCCGCAGGTCATCGCCGCCCGTTTCCGTTATCTGCTTCGACAGGGAGATAGCGACGGGGCGCAGAAGCGACTTGACCGGCTGGCGCAACTGGCGCCGGAGTCGACGGCGTATCACTCTTCCCGCACCGCGATGCAGCTCGCCACGCCGCAAGGACGCCAGGCTTTGCAGGAGGCGCGTTTACTGGCGACGACCGGCCATACTGAACAAGCGATCGCCAGCTACGATAAGCTGTTTAAAGGTTATCCGCCGGAGGGCGAACTGGCGGTCGAATACTGGACGACCGTGGCGAAATTGCCTGCCCGCCGTCACGAAGCGATTAACCAGTTACAGAAAATCAATACCGTCAGTCCGGGTAATAACGCTCTGCAAAATGCGCTGGCGCAACTGTTGTTCGCCAGCGGGCGGCGCGAGGAGGGATTCGCGGTGCTAAAACAGATGGCGAAATCCAGTACGGGACGCGGCGCGGCCTCCGCCATCTGGTACCAGCAGATAAAAGATCTCCCGGTTAGCGACGCCAGCGTAAAAGCGTTGCAAGACTATCTGGCGCAGTTTAGCGAAGGCGATAGCGTATCTGCCGCCCGCGCCCAGCTTAGCGAGCAGCAAAAACAGTTAGCCGATCCGGCATTTCGCGCGCGCTCGCAGGGTATCGCGGCGGTTAATGCCGGAGAGGGCGGCAACGCCATTGCGCAATTGCAGCAGGCGGTGAGTGCCCGGCAGGACGACAGCGAGGCGGTCGGCGCGCTGGGGCAGGCATACTCACAGCGTGGCGATCGCGCCCGTGCCGTCGCGCAGTTTGAAAAGGCGCTGGCGATGGCGCCGCACAGCAGCAGCCGCGATAAGTGGGAGAGTCTGCTGAAGGTCAATCGCTACTGGCTGTTAATTCAGCAGGGCGACGCTGCCTTACAGGTTCATAATCTGGCCCAGGCGGCGCGTTTCTATCAGCAGGCGCGAGCGGTGGATAACACCGACAGCTACGCGGTGTTGGGGCTGGGAGATGTGGCGATGGCGCGCAAAGATAATGTCGCCGCCGAACGTTATTATCAGCAGACGCTGCGTATGGATAGCGGCAATACCAATGCCGTGCGCGGTCTGGCGAATCTCTATCGCCAGCAGTCGCCGCAAAAAGCCGCCGAATTTATCGCTTCTCTTTCCGCCAGCCAGCGGCGCAGTATTGATGATATCGAGCGCAGTCTGGAAAACGAACGTCTGACGCAGCAGGCGGAAACGCTGGAAAGCGAGGGCAAATGGGCGCAGGCCGCAGAACTGCACCGTCGTCGGCTGGCGTTAGAGCCGGGTAGCGTGTGGGTGACGTACCGACTGTCACGCGATCTATGGCAGGCCGGGCAGCACGCCCAGGCTGATGCGCAAATGCGCTCTCTGGCGCAGCAGAAGCCAAACGATCCGGAACAGGTCTATGCTTATGGGCTTTATCTTTCCGGTAGCGATCGGGACCGGGCGGCGCTGGCGCATCTCAATACCCTGCCGCCCAGCCAGTGGAACAGCAATATTCAGGAACTGGCGAACCGATTGCAAAGTAACCAGGCGCTGGAAAGCGCTAATCGCTTGCGCGATAGCGGTAAAGAACGCGAAGCGGAAGCGTTGTTACGTCAGCAGCCGCCCTCTACGCGCATTGCGTTAACGTTGGCGGACTGGGCGCAGCAGCGTGGCGATAATGCGGCGGCCCGCGCCGCTTATGACGCCGTTCTGGCGCGTGAACCGGGTAATGTCGATGCCATGCTGGGGCGGGTGGAAATCGACATCGCACAGGGCGATAACGCTGCGGCGCGCGCTCAACTGGCGGCGCTGCCTGCGGCGCAAATCACCTCTATTAACATGCAGCGCCGCGTCGCGCTGGCGCAGCTCCAGCTTGGCGATATCACGGCGGCGGCGCGGACCTTCAACCGCATTGCGCCGCAGGCAAAAGCACAGCCGCCATCAATGGAAAGCGCGATGGTGTTGCGTGACGCCGCCGATTTTCAGGCGCAAACGGGCAAGCCGCAGCGGGCGCTGGAGACCTACAAAGATGCAATGGTCGCCGCGGCGATTACGCCGGTTCGTCCACAGGATAACGATGCCTTTACCCGCCTGACGCGCAATGATGAAAAAGATGACTGGTTAAAACGCGGCGTGCGTAGCGATGCGGCGGAGTTGTACCGTCAGCAGGATCTCAATGTCACGTTGGCGCACGATTATTGGGGGTCGAGCGGGACTGGCGGCTACTCCGATCTGAAGGCGCATACGACGATGCTTCAGGTGGATGCGCCCTGGTCGGACGGACGGGCGTTCTTTCGTACTGATAAGGTTAATATGGATGTTGGCCGCTTCTCTATGGATGCGGATGGGAAATACGATAATAACTGGGGTACCTGTACGCTGGAGAAATGCAGTGGACATCGTAGCCAGGCCGATACGGGCGTGAGCGTGGCGGTCGGCTGGCAGAATGAGACCTGGCGCTGGGATATCGGCACCACGCCGATGGGCTTTAATGTCGTTGATGTGGTCGGCGGCGTCAGCTATAGCGACGATATCGGGCCGTTGGGTTATACCCTGAACGCGCATCGTCGCCCGATCTCCAGCTCGCTGCTGGCGTTTGGCGGGCAAAAGGACGCCACCAGCAATACTGGCACCAAATGGGGCGGCGTGCGGGCCAGCGGCGGCGGCGTCAGTCTCAGCTATGATAAAGGCGAAGCAAACGGTGTCTGGGCGTCGCTCAGCGGCGACCAGTTGAGCGGTAAAAATGTGGAAGATAACTGGCGTGTGCGCTGGATGACCGGTTATTACTATAAGGTGATTAACGAGAATAACCGCCGCGTTACCGTCGGGCTGAATAATATGATCTGGCATTACGACAAGGATTTGAGCGGTTACTCGCTCGGTCAGGGCGGTTATTATAGCCCGCAGGAATACCTGTCGTTTGCGGTGCCGGTGATGTGGCGGCAGCGTACGGAAAACTGGTCGTGGGAGTTAGGCGGCTCGGTATCCTGGTCGCACTCCCGTACCCGTACCATGCCGCGTTATCCGCTGATGAATTTGATCCCGGCGGATTATCAGGAGGATGCGCGTGACCAGACCAACGGCGGCGGCAGCAGCCAGGGATTTGGCTATACCGCGCGGGCGCTCATTGAACGGCGGGTCACTGCCAACTGGTTTGTTGGTACGGCTGTCGATATTCAGCAGGCGAAAGACTATACCCCCAGTCATCTGCTGCTGTATGTCCGTTATTCCGCGGCGGGCTGGCAGGGGGATATGGATTTACCGCCGCAGCCTCTGGTGCCTTACGCTGACTGGTAA
- the yhjK gene encoding Protein yhjK: MRVSRSLTIKQMAMVAAVVMVFVFVFCTVLLFHLVQQNRYNTATQLESIARSVREPLSSAILKADLPGAETILESIKPAGVVSRADVVLPNQFQALRKRFIPERPVPVMVTRLFELPVQISLPVYSLERPANPQPLAYLVLQADSYRMYKFVMSALSTLVTIYLLLSLILTVAIAWCVNRLIVHPLRKIARELNDIPQQELIGHQLALPRLHQDDEIGMLVRSYNLNQQRMQRQSEEQTDNAMRFPVSELPNKAFLMGLLEQVVTRQQTTALIIVTCETLRDTAGVLQETQREILLLTLVEKLKSVLAPRMVLTQVSGYDFAIIAHGVKEPWHAITLGQQILTIINERLPIQRIQLRPSCSIGIAMYYGDLTADELYGRAVSAAFTARRKGKNQIQFFDPAQMEAAQQRLTEESDILTALDNHQFAIWLQPQVEMRSGNVLSAEALLRMQQPDGSWELPEGLIERIESCGLMVTVGYWVLEESCRQLAAWQERGVTLPLSVNLSALQLMHPGMVSELLELLNRYRIQPGTLILEVTESRRIDDPHAAVAILRPLRNAGVRIALDDFGMGYAGLRQLQHMKSLPVDILKIDKMFVDGLPDDHSMVTAIILMARSLHLQLIAEGVENEAQRAWLEQAGVDVAQGFLFARPVPADIFEERYLPHVNPDYKS, encoded by the coding sequence TTGCGCGTCAGCCGCTCGTTAACAATTAAACAGATGGCAATGGTTGCGGCCGTTGTCATGGTGTTTGTTTTTGTCTTTTGTACGGTTCTGCTGTTCCATCTGGTACAGCAGAACCGCTACAACACGGCTACGCAACTGGAAAGCATCGCGCGATCTGTCCGGGAACCTCTTTCCTCCGCGATTTTAAAAGCGGATCTCCCCGGCGCGGAAACCATTCTGGAAAGTATTAAGCCTGCGGGTGTGGTAAGTCGCGCCGATGTGGTATTGCCGAACCAGTTTCAGGCGCTGCGTAAGCGCTTCATTCCTGAACGCCCCGTCCCGGTTATGGTGACACGTCTCTTCGAACTGCCGGTACAAATTTCTCTACCGGTTTATTCGCTGGAACGTCCCGCCAATCCGCAACCGCTGGCCTACCTTGTATTACAGGCGGATTCGTACCGGATGTACAAGTTCGTCATGAGCGCGCTCTCTACGTTAGTGACCATTTACTTACTTTTATCGCTAATCCTGACGGTGGCCATCGCCTGGTGCGTAAACCGTCTGATCGTGCATCCGCTGCGCAAAATCGCCCGGGAGCTGAATGACATTCCGCAGCAAGAGCTGATCGGGCATCAGTTGGCGTTGCCGCGTCTGCATCAGGATGATGAAATTGGGATGCTGGTGCGCAGCTATAACCTCAACCAGCAGCGTATGCAACGTCAAAGTGAGGAGCAAACGGACAACGCGATGCGTTTTCCGGTTTCCGAGCTGCCTAATAAAGCTTTTTTAATGGGGCTGCTGGAACAGGTTGTCACCCGCCAACAGACCACCGCGCTTATCATCGTGACGTGCGAAACTTTGCGTGACACGGCAGGCGTGCTGCAGGAAACGCAGCGTGAGATTCTATTGCTTACGCTGGTTGAGAAGCTGAAGTCGGTGCTGGCGCCGCGCATGGTGCTTACGCAGGTCAGCGGGTATGACTTTGCCATTATCGCCCACGGCGTAAAAGAGCCGTGGCACGCTATCACATTAGGTCAGCAAATACTTACTATCATTAATGAGCGGCTTCCCATCCAACGTATTCAACTGCGCCCAAGCTGCAGTATTGGTATCGCGATGTATTATGGCGATCTGACCGCCGACGAGCTCTATGGTCGCGCCGTCTCCGCCGCATTTACCGCGCGCCGAAAAGGTAAAAATCAGATCCAGTTCTTTGACCCGGCGCAGATGGAGGCTGCTCAACAGCGTCTTACCGAAGAGAGCGATATCCTTACCGCGCTGGATAACCATCAATTCGCCATTTGGTTACAGCCGCAGGTCGAGATGCGCAGCGGCAACGTATTAAGCGCCGAAGCTTTGTTACGTATGCAGCAGCCGGACGGTAGCTGGGAATTACCGGAGGGGCTGATTGAGCGCATTGAATCCTGCGGCCTGATGGTCACGGTGGGTTATTGGGTGCTGGAAGAGTCCTGTCGCCAGCTTGCCGCCTGGCAGGAGCGCGGTGTGACATTGCCGCTCTCCGTCAATCTTTCCGCGTTACAGCTCATGCACCCAGGCATGGTGTCGGAGCTGCTGGAATTGTTAAACCGCTATCGTATTCAACCGGGTACGCTGATTCTTGAGGTCACGGAAAGCCGCCGTATCGACGATCCGCACGCAGCCGTCGCCATCTTACGTCCGTTACGTAATGCTGGCGTGCGTATCGCCCTGGATGATTTTGGCATGGGCTACGCGGGGCTGCGCCAGTTACAGCATATGAAATCGCTACCGGTCGATATCCTTAAAATTGATAAAATGTTTGTCGATGGGTTACCGGATGATCACAGTATGGTGACGGCGATTATCCTCATGGCCCGCAGTCTTCATTTACAATTGATTGCCGAGGGTGTGGAGAACGAGGCGCAGCGCGCATGGCTGGAACAGGCGGGAGTCGACGTGGCGCAAGGCTTCCTGTTTGCTCGGCCCGTTCCCGCGGATATCTTTGAAGAACGGTATCTACCGCACGTAAATCCTGATTACAAAAGTTAA
- the kdgK gene encoding 2-dehydro-3-deoxygluconokinase, whose translation MSKKIAVIGECMIELSQKGADVQRGFGGDTLNTSVYIARQVDSAALAVHYVTALGTDSFSQQMLEAWQHENVDTSLTQRMENRLPGLYYIETDDTGERTFYYWRNEAAAKFWLESEQTAAICKSLATFDYLYLSGISLAILSPASRDKLLSLLRECRANGGKVIFDNNYRPRLWTSREETQQVYQKMLECTDIAFLTLDDEDALWGKQPVEEVIARTHTAGVQEVVVKRGADSCLVSIQGEALIDVPAVKLPKEKVIDTTAAGDSFSAGYLAVRLTGGSATDAAKRGHLTASTVIQYRGAIIPHDAMPQ comes from the coding sequence ATGTCTAAAAAGATTGCCGTGATTGGCGAATGCATGATTGAGCTGTCGCAGAAAGGCGCTGATGTCCAGCGCGGCTTCGGCGGCGACACGTTGAATACCTCCGTTTATATTGCCCGTCAGGTCGATTCCGCCGCCCTGGCCGTTCACTATGTGACGGCGCTGGGCACCGATAGTTTCAGCCAACAGATGCTGGAGGCGTGGCAGCATGAAAATGTGGATACATCGCTAACGCAGCGGATGGAAAATCGTCTGCCCGGTCTCTATTACATTGAAACCGACGACACTGGCGAACGTACCTTCTACTACTGGCGTAACGAAGCGGCGGCGAAATTCTGGCTGGAGAGCGAGCAGACGGCGGCTATCTGTAAGTCGCTGGCAACCTTCGACTATCTCTACCTGAGCGGCATCAGCCTCGCGATTTTAAGCCCGGCCAGCCGTGATAAGCTGCTGTCTTTATTACGTGAATGTCGTGCCAACGGCGGGAAAGTAATTTTTGATAATAACTATCGCCCGCGTTTATGGACCAGCCGCGAAGAGACGCAGCAAGTCTATCAAAAGATGCTGGAATGTACCGATATCGCCTTCCTGACGCTGGACGATGAAGACGCGCTATGGGGTAAGCAACCGGTGGAAGAGGTCATTGCCCGCACCCATACGGCAGGCGTACAGGAAGTGGTGGTAAAACGCGGGGCGGACTCTTGCCTGGTCTCGATTCAGGGCGAGGCGCTCATTGACGTTCCGGCGGTCAAACTCCCGAAAGAGAAAGTGATAGACACCACTGCCGCAGGCGACTCCTTCAGCGCCGGTTATCTGGCCGTTCGTTTGACAGGCGGCAGCGCGACAGATGCCGCGAAGCGCGGGCACCTGACGGCCAGCACGGTGATTCAGTACCGTGGAGCGATTATTCCACACGATGCGATGCCGCAGTAA
- the gun gene encoding endoglucanase → MMTMLRGWITIIVMLTAINVQAACRWPAWEQFKKDYISQQGRVIDPGDARKITTSEGQSYALFFALAANDRPAFAQLFTWTQNNLAQGSLREHLPAWLWGQKDAATWEVLDSNSASDGDIWMAWSLLEAGRLWKETRYTEVGTALLKRIAREEVVNVPGLGSMLLPGKIGFAEVNSWRFNPSYLPPQLAQYFSRFGAPWSTLRETNLRLLLETAPKGFSPDWVRYEKKHGWQLQAEKTLISSYDAIRVYLWAGMMHDGDPQKARLLAKFKPMATLTMKNGVPPEKVDVASGNAQGTGPVGFSAALLPFLQNRDAQAVQRQRVADHFPGSDAYYNYVLTLFGQGWDQHRFRFTVKGELLPDWGQECVSSH, encoded by the coding sequence ATTATTGTCATGCTGACGGCAATAAATGTACAGGCGGCCTGTCGCTGGCCTGCATGGGAACAGTTCAAGAAGGATTATATTAGCCAGCAGGGACGCGTTATCGATCCGGGCGATGCGCGAAAAATTACCACTTCCGAAGGGCAAAGCTACGCGCTGTTCTTTGCTCTGGCGGCGAACGATAGACCGGCATTTGCGCAACTGTTTACCTGGACGCAAAACAATCTGGCGCAGGGATCGCTGCGTGAACATCTGCCCGCCTGGCTGTGGGGACAAAAAGATGCCGCGACCTGGGAGGTTCTGGACAGCAACTCCGCGTCCGATGGCGATATCTGGATGGCATGGTCGCTGCTGGAAGCGGGTCGTTTGTGGAAAGAGACGCGCTATACCGAGGTCGGCACGGCGTTGTTAAAGCGTATTGCCCGCGAAGAGGTCGTAAATGTACCGGGGTTGGGGTCGATGTTGCTACCGGGCAAAATCGGCTTTGCCGAGGTGAATAGCTGGCGTTTTAACCCAAGCTATTTGCCGCCGCAGTTGGCGCAATACTTCAGCCGTTTTGGCGCGCCGTGGTCGACGCTACGGGAAACCAATTTGCGGCTGCTGTTGGAAACCGCGCCGAAAGGTTTTTCGCCGGACTGGGTGCGTTATGAAAAAAAGCACGGCTGGCAGTTGCAAGCGGAAAAGACGCTTATCAGTAGCTACGATGCGATTCGCGTCTATCTGTGGGCGGGAATGATGCATGACGGCGATCCGCAAAAAGCGCGTTTACTGGCGAAATTTAAACCGATGGCGACGTTAACGATGAAAAACGGCGTTCCGCCGGAGAAAGTTGATGTCGCCAGCGGGAACGCGCAAGGGACGGGGCCGGTCGGGTTTTCCGCCGCCTTACTGCCCTTCCTGCAAAATCGCGACGCCCAGGCCGTGCAGCGACAACGAGTCGCAGACCATTTTCCTGGCAGCGATGCCTATTACAACTATGTGCTGACTCTCTTTGGACAAGGCTGGGATCAGCACCGTTTTCGCTTCACCGTCAAAGGTGAATTATTACCTGACTGGGGCCAGGAATGCGTAAGTTCACATTAA
- the yhjJ gene encoding zinc-protease, with amino-acid sequence MQGTKIRLLAGSLLMLASAGYVQADALQPDPAWQQGTLANGLQWQVLATPQRPSDRIEVRLQVNTGSLTESTQQSGFSHAIPRIALTQSGGLDAAQARSLWQQGFDPKRPMPPVIVSYDSTLYNLSLPNNRNDLLKEALTYLANVSGKLTITPETVNHALSSEDMVATWPADTKEGWWRYRLKGSALLGHDPAEPLKQPVDAAKIQAFYEKWYTPDAMTLIIVGNIDARSVAEQINKTFGTLKGKREAPAPVPTLSPLRAESVSIMTDAVRQDRLSIMWDTPWQPIRESAALLRYWQADLAREALFWHIQQELTKNNAKDIGLGFDCRVLFLRAQCAINIESPHDKLNTNLSLVANELAKVRDKGLSEEEFTALVAQKNLELQKLFATYARTDTDILIGQRMRSLQNQVVDIAPEQYQKLRQNFLNGLTVDMLNQNLRQQLSQEMALILLQPQGEPEFNMKALKATWDDIMAPAPAAAVEMDEAHPAVTDTPAAQ; translated from the coding sequence ATGCAGGGCACAAAAATTCGACTCTTAGCGGGCAGTCTGTTGATGTTGGCCTCTGCCGGCTATGTGCAGGCAGATGCGCTCCAGCCCGATCCGGCATGGCAACAGGGGACGCTGGCTAATGGGTTACAGTGGCAAGTGTTGGCTACGCCTCAGCGCCCCAGCGATCGTATTGAAGTTCGTCTACAGGTTAATACCGGTTCGCTCACCGAAAGTACGCAACAGAGCGGGTTCAGCCATGCGATTCCCCGTATCGCGCTGACGCAAAGCGGTGGTCTGGACGCCGCTCAGGCACGTTCATTATGGCAGCAAGGGTTTGATCCTAAACGTCCCATGCCGCCCGTTATTGTTTCTTATGATTCCACGCTCTATAACCTCAGTTTACCCAATAACCGTAACGATCTGCTGAAAGAAGCGCTGACCTATCTGGCTAACGTCTCCGGTAAATTAACCATTACGCCAGAGACGGTGAATCATGCGTTAAGCAGCGAAGATATGGTCGCGACGTGGCCGGCAGATACGAAAGAGGGCTGGTGGCGCTATCGGCTGAAAGGGTCGGCGTTATTGGGGCACGATCCCGCGGAACCGTTAAAGCAGCCGGTAGACGCAGCCAAAATTCAGGCTTTCTATGAAAAATGGTACACCCCGGATGCCATGACGCTGATTATTGTCGGCAACATTGATGCGCGCTCCGTCGCCGAGCAGATCAATAAAACGTTCGGTACGCTGAAAGGTAAACGCGAAGCGCCCGCTCCGGTGCCGACGCTTTCGCCGCTGCGGGCGGAATCAGTGAGCATCATGACCGATGCGGTGCGCCAGGATCGCCTCTCCATTATGTGGGATACGCCGTGGCAACCGATTCGCGAATCGGCGGCGCTGTTGCGCTACTGGCAGGCGGATCTGGCGCGCGAAGCGCTGTTCTGGCATATCCAGCAGGAGCTCACTAAAAATAACGCGAAAGATATTGGTCTGGGTTTTGACTGCCGGGTTCTGTTTCTGCGCGCCCAGTGCGCCATCAATATTGAATCACCTCATGATAAGCTCAATACCAATTTGAGTCTGGTAGCGAATGAACTGGCGAAAGTACGCGATAAGGGTTTGTCGGAAGAGGAGTTTACTGCTCTGGTGGCGCAGAAGAATCTCGAATTGCAAAAGCTGTTCGCGACCTACGCTCGTACCGATACCGATATTTTGATTGGGCAGCGTATGCGCTCGCTGCAAAATCAGGTGGTGGATATCGCGCCGGAGCAGTATCAGAAGTTACGCCAGAATTTCCTCAACGGCCTGACCGTCGATATGCTCAATCAGAATCTACGTCAGCAGCTATCGCAGGAGATGGCGTTAATTTTGCTGCAGCCGCAAGGCGAGCCGGAGTTTAATATGAAGGCGTTAAAGGCGACGTGGGATGACATCATGGCTCCGGCGCCAGCCGCCGCTGTTGAAATGGATGAGGCGCATCCGGCAGTGACGGATACGCCAGCGGCACAGTAA
- the dctA gene encoding C4-dicarboxylate transporter DctA, whose translation MKTSLFKSLYFQVLTAIAIGILLGHYYPELGAQMKPLGDAFVKLIKMIIAPVIFCTVVTGIAGMESMKAVGRTGAVALLYFEIVSTIALIIGLIIVNVVQPGAGMNVDPATLDAQAVAVYAAQAKEQGIIAFLMDVIPGSVIGAFASGNILQVLLFAVLFGFALHRLGSKGQLIFNVIESFSQVIFGIINMIMRLAPIGAFGAMAFTIGKYGVGSLVQLGQLIICFYITCILFVVVVLGTIARVTGFSIFKFIRYIREELLIVLGTSSSESALPRMLDKMEKLGCRKSVVGLVIPTGYSFNLDGTSIYLTMAAVFIAQATNSHMDIFHQITLLVVLLLSSKGAAGVTGSGFIVLAATISAVGHLPVAGLALILGIDRFMSEARALTNLVGNGVATVVVAKWVKELDHQKLDDVLNNRAPDGKTHEISS comes from the coding sequence ATGAAAACCTCTCTGTTCAAAAGTCTTTATTTTCAGGTCCTGACAGCAATCGCCATTGGTATTCTCCTTGGCCATTACTATCCTGAACTGGGCGCACAAATGAAACCGCTTGGCGACGCGTTCGTTAAGCTCATTAAGATGATTATCGCTCCTGTCATTTTCTGTACTGTCGTGACGGGCATCGCAGGCATGGAAAGCATGAAAGCGGTGGGCCGTACTGGCGCGGTAGCGCTGCTTTACTTTGAAATTGTCAGTACGATTGCGCTGATTATCGGTCTTATCATCGTCAACGTCGTGCAGCCTGGCGCCGGGATGAACGTCGATCCGGCAACGCTGGATGCGCAGGCCGTGGCCGTTTATGCCGCACAGGCCAAGGAGCAGGGCATTATCGCCTTTCTGATGGATGTCATACCGGGCAGCGTGATCGGCGCGTTTGCCAGCGGCAACATTCTGCAGGTCTTACTGTTTGCGGTATTGTTTGGTTTTGCGCTGCACCGTTTGGGCAGCAAAGGCCAGCTAATTTTCAATGTGATTGAGAGTTTTTCGCAGGTCATTTTCGGCATCATCAATATGATCATGCGCCTGGCGCCGATTGGCGCATTTGGCGCGATGGCCTTCACCATCGGTAAATACGGCGTCGGTTCTCTGGTGCAACTGGGACAGCTCATTATCTGCTTCTATATCACCTGTATTCTCTTCGTGGTGGTGGTGCTGGGGACGATTGCACGGGTAACGGGCTTTAGCATTTTTAAATTTATTCGCTATATCCGGGAAGAATTACTCATTGTGCTCGGCACCTCCTCTTCCGAGTCAGCGTTGCCACGTATGCTCGATAAGATGGAAAAACTGGGGTGCCGTAAGTCGGTGGTTGGACTGGTGATCCCGACGGGGTATTCGTTCAACCTCGATGGCACCTCTATCTACCTGACGATGGCGGCGGTGTTTATCGCCCAGGCGACCAACAGCCATATGGATATCTTCCACCAGATAACGTTACTGGTCGTGCTGCTGCTATCGTCAAAAGGCGCCGCGGGCGTGACCGGAAGCGGCTTTATCGTGCTGGCGGCCACTATCTCCGCCGTGGGCCATTTACCGGTTGCGGGACTGGCGTTAATCCTTGGTATCGACCGCTTTATGTCCGAAGCGCGCGCGCTGACCAACCTGGTGGGCAACGGCGTGGCGACGGTGGTAGTTGCCAAATGGGTGAAAGAGTTAGATCACCAAAAGCTGGACGATGTGCTTAATAATCGTGCGCCGGATGGCAAAACGCACGAAATTTCCTCCTAA